Proteins from one Gasterosteus aculeatus chromosome 11, fGasAcu3.hap1.1, whole genome shotgun sequence genomic window:
- the ccdc47 gene encoding PAT complex subunit CCDC47 — protein sequence MRSVHLLVPALLLLLAFPVSRGRYNDDFDDGEDIADFDDNDFAEFEDMNDDQAAEAETAPPPRASPSSQPEEEEEDEDEATVELEDGLDGFEDSEAQDQDMYSKYDQEEFEGIGDMEKGHSMKDPLIIHTVPAHLQNSWESYYMEILMVTGLLAYIMNYLIGKNKNSRLAQAWFNSHKELLESNFALVGDDGTSKEAVSTGKLNQENEHIYNLWCSGRVCCEGMLIQLKFLKRQDLLNVLARMMRPVGDQVQIKVTLNEDDMDTFVFAVGTKKVMAKLQKEMQDLSEFCGDKPKSGAKFGLPDSLSILSEMGEVTDGVMDNKMVHYITNNAEKIESIHFSDQFSGPKVMQEEGQPLKLPETKRTLLFTFNVPGMGNTSPKDMESLLPLMNMVIYSIDKVKKLRLNREGKMKADRNRARVEENFLKQTHAQRQEAAQTRREEKKRAEKERIMSEEDPERQRRLEEAAQRREQKKIEKKQMKMKQIKVKAM from the exons ATGCGTAGTGTGCACCTCCTGGTTcccgccctgctgctgctcctggccTTCCCAGTCTCCAGGGGACGCTACAACGATGACTTTGATGACGGCGAGGACATCGCGGACTTTGATGACAACGACTTTGCTGAGTTTGAGGACATGAACGACGATCAAGCGGCGGAGGCAGaaactgctcctcctcctcgcgccTCGCCGTCCTCGCAGcccgaagaggaggaggaggatgaagatgaagccaCTGTGGAGCTGGAGGATGGCCTGGATGGCTTTGAGGACTCCGAGGCACAG GATCAAGACATGTACAGTAAATATGACCAGGAGGAGTTCGAGGGGATTGGGGACATGGAGAAGGGCCACTCCATGAAAGACCCCCTCATAATCCACACG GTTCCGGCACATCTGCAGAACAGCTGGGAGAGTTACTACATGGAGATCCTGATGGTCACCGGCCTGTTGGCCTACATCATGAACTACCTCATTGGCAAGAACAAGAACAGCCGCCTCGCTCAGGCCTGGTTCAACTCGCACAAGGAGCTTCTAGAGAGCAACTTTGCACTAGTTG GTGATGACGGCACCAGTAAAGAAGCGGTGAGCACCGGGAAGCTGAATCAGGAAAATGAGCACATCTACAACCTGTGGTGCTCTGGACGTGTGTGCTGTGAAGGCATGCTGATCCAACTCAAG TTCCTGAAGAGGCAGGACCTGCTCAACGTCCTGGCCAGGATGATGAGGCCCGTCGGTGATCAAGTG CAAATCAAAGTAACTCTTAATGAAGACGACATGGACACTTTTGTGTTTGCCGTTGGCACTAAGAAGGTGATGGCGAAGCTCCAGAAGGAGATGCAGGActtg aGTGAGTTCTGCGGTGACAAGCCCAAGTCAGGGGCCAAGTTTGGGCTTCCTGACTCTCTGTCTATTCTAAGTGAGATGGGCGAGGTCACGGACGGGGTGATGGACAACAAG ATGGTGCATTATATCACCAATAATGCTGAAAAGATCGAGTCCATCCACTTCTCGGACCAATTTTCTGGTCCAAAAGTTATGCAAGA GGAGGGTCAGCCCTTAAAGCTGCCTGAGACCAAGAGGACGCTGTTGTTTACATTTAATG TGCCTGGCATGGGCAACACTTCTCCCAAAGACATGGAATCTCTGCTGCCTCTCATGAACATGGTGATCTACAGCATCGACAAAGTCAAGAAGCTCCGCCTGAACAGAGAG GGCAAAATGAAAGCTGACCGGAACCGAGCTCGTGTGGAGGAGAACTTCCTGAAGCAGACCCACGCTCAGCGGCAGGAGGCCGCACAGACCCgccgggaggagaagaagagggccgAGAAGGAGAGGATCATGAGCGAGGAGGACCCTGAGAGACAACGTCGCCTGGAG gaGGCGGCGCAGCGACGTGAGCAGAAGAAGATCGAGAAGaagcagatgaagatgaagcagaTCAAAGTGAAAGCCATGTGA